In the genome of Oncorhynchus nerka isolate Pitt River linkage group LG27, Oner_Uvic_2.0, whole genome shotgun sequence, the window gggttgtggttagggttgagcctggatgtggacatgtagctagggttagggttgtggttagggttgagcctggatgtggacatgtagctggggttagggttgtggttagggttgagcctggatgtggacatgtagctagggttagggttgtggttagggttgagcctggatgtggacatgaactagggttagggttgtggttagggttgagcctggatgtggacatgaactAGGACTAGGGTTGTGGTTAGGGTTGAgcctggatgtggacatgaactAGGACTAGGGTTGTGGTTAGGGTTGAgcctggatgtggacatgaactAGGACTAGGGTTGTGGTTAGGGTTGAgcctggatgtggacatgaactAGGACTAGGGTTGTGGTCAGGGTTGAgcctggatgtggacatgaactaggactgggctagggttagggttagggttgaggttagggttgagcctggatgtggacatgaactAGGACTAGGGTTGACTAGGGTGTGGACATGAACTAGAGTTGAgcctggatgtggacatgaactAGGACTAGGGTTGTGGTTAGGGTTGAgcctggatgtggacatgaactAGGACTAGGGTTGTGGTTAGGGTTGAgcctggatgtggacatgaactAGGACTAGGGTTGTGGTTAGGGTTGAgcctggatgtggacatgaactAGGACTAGGGTTGTGGTGAACTAGGACTAGGGTTGAgcctggatgtggacatgaactAGGACTAGGGTTGGTTGTGGAACTAGGAGGGTTGAgcctggatgtggacatgaactaggactgggctagggttagggttgaggttagggttgagcctggatgtggacatgaactAGGACTAGGGTTGAgcctggatgtggacatgaactAGGACTAGGGTTGAgcctggatgtggacatgaactAGGACTAGGGTTGAtcctggatgtggacatgaactAGGACTAGGGTTGAGCCTTGATGTGGACATGAACTAGGACTAGGGTTGAGCCTGGATGTGGACATAAACTAGGACTAGGGTTGAgcctggatgtggacatgaactAGGACTAGGGTTGAgcctggatgtggacatgaactAGGACTAGGGTTGAGCCTGTATGTGGACATGAACTAGGACTAGGGTTGAgcctggatgtggacatgaactAGGACTAGGGTTGAGCCTGGATTTGGACATGAACTAGGACTAGGGTTGAgcctggatgtggacatgaactAGGACTAGGGTTGAGCCTGTATGTGGACATGAACTAGGACTAGGGTTGAgcctggatgtggacatgaactAGGACTAGGGTTGAgcctggatgtggacatgaactAGGACTAGGGTTGAGCCTTGATGTGGACATGAACTAGGACTAGGGTTGAgcctggatgtggacatgaactAGGACTAGGGTTGAgcctggatgtggacatgaactAGGACTAGGGTATTCAAAAGCGTACGGCCCTAAACAGAGACCGAAAATATGTTGACATGCAGATAATCAgtaactctgtgttattaaatgtcTTTGTAATTGCATTTTATAATGAGAAATGTGTAACATGGTGAGCTGCGTAAGTATTACTTCACGAAATGAGCAGACCACACTAGGCCCAGTAGCAGTTATGTTCATGGATTTTATTACACGTATAAAAACACATATATCTTTCTACAACAGACAACATGTCTTAAATAACAGATACAAAAAGTAGACAGTATGGGTAAAAGGCAGCGATTGATATATGGTCCTAAAACAGTTATATATCAAACCGAATAGTTATCAGCACAGGAAGTCACTCTTATAGTAATAGACCACAGTCAAGTAAAGTACATGCACAAGAAAATATAGCTTTACACATTCAAGTCTTTTTGTGCAATTTATGCCAATAGCAGCATATCTGGCAGGTCACATTCATTATCTTTTCAGTAGATTGTGCATTTTAATTTCTTCCTCTTCTCAGTCTTATTGTGGTTGTACCTCAACAGCATTTAATCATATCATCATATCAGTTTGTCATGTGATGGTCTGTGCCTGGGGCCGTTTAGTTCTTGATGTTCTGGCGACACAGAGGGCAGGTTCCAAACTCTTGGATCACTCTGGTGGCACACTGGAGACACAGGCACTGGTGGCCACACCGCAGGCTGATACAGGCCTTCTGGCTCATACACACTGCGCAGTCCTCTACACTCTTACAGTCTGCCATCAGAACAGATACGCTCAGTTACATGACCTGTAAGGTCAAGTGGGACTCGGCTCGGCATGGCTTTGAAGTTAGGGtggttagtggtgtggtgtccaAAAGGTTGCTCACTCCTATGTGGCTCCTATGTGGCTCACTCCTATGTGGCTCCTATGTGGCTCACTCCTATGGCTAAcatgtactgtagctacagtatgtcCTTGAAGCAGCATGGCTTATATGTTTCAATAAATGTTTAGCCACACAATAGTACATGTGTGTAAAATGTTAGCCTTAGAAAAATGTTTGGTTTGAAATAGTATTGAACATTATTATTTTAAGAATAGCTAGATGAGTTATTAAGCAATTACATTCACATGAAGGATATTTTTCATTTAAAAGTTCTAAAACAAGATAGAGTTTGTTGTATCATGACGCTTACTTGATGTCTGCTTATTGGCTGGACATGAAAGAGGATATCTGTCATGGCTGTCATCACAAATTTGCTTCACATTCACATATTTGTCTACGTTGAGCGAGGCATGTCTCTGATGAGCAGAACAGGAGGAATGCCGTTGAGGAGCAGGACAGGATTTTCGATTACACCAAAAGTATTTCTTCTCCGAACCTACAAGAGATAACCAGATATGTAGTTAGTCCCTGACAGTTGGACAtcagtagccctttcctgcagtcaatgaccaaaagcgccctctttggcctcatgggtggaatgttattcatatttttcataatttcataattagtAAAGATTATTATTAAAAACCTGATGAAAATCCAGTGTTTAAATACATAACATGTAATTGATCAGATTGGAACcgggtgtgaaggaagacaagacaaaaccaacgaaaaatgaaaaatggatcagtgatggctagaaggtcggtgacgttgACCGccaaacaccgcccgaacaaggagagggaccgacttcggcggaagtcgtgacagtgacGTATATATAGcataatattgggatgcaaactcaaaatgtaacatttcaactttatatctgacatggtacgtGTCTTCttcttttaagcccataaccatgtatgtgaggtgtatacttttgtttcaaagaagatttgtttaagactaccaagaatcactctgtgtgacaatgatttagcccactgcagtaaaaagtTAAACTAATAGATCAAatgagaaggacagacagactgttcaTTCATACATGTTCCACTGATTTCTGAACTTACCCAGTAAGAGCACAGAGCAGGTCTGCCCATACACGTCAATCATGGCCCACAGGGGCCAGCTGAGGTCTACTCCCTCCAGCAGTTTGTGTCGTCGGCCGTTGGCATTCCTGAAATACAATGTACCGCCATAGGAGACCCAGAACTCCAGCTCTGAGCCTGCCAGGCAGCACACCTCAGGCACAGGAGCGGCCCAGTGACCAGGGGTGTCTGTGAGGTCTGGGATGGCCAAGGAGGGCAAGTCTCTGGCAATTGGAGGTACAGTGGTGAAGCCTATACGCATGGCTCCACACCAGTTCAGCCCACACCGCTCCACTCGCAGACACACCCTCTCCTGGGGCTGTACCGGGCGGCTGCTGAACACCAGGCCATGTCTGAAGGTGTCCCCAGTCCTGTCTGCCCGTCTATCTCCCTGGCTCAGGCTCACCAAAGCCCCCACCGCCTCCCTATGGAAGGCCAAAGGGCCCAGGCAGCGGGGTCCACAAACGTGTGCTGGCTCAGGCTCTAAAGAAGATTTGAAAAGGGGAAGTAGGGCTAATCATTTGAATGCTACAGTACCTCAGTCAGGGATGAAAAAAATAGCTGTTGTTGACAGACATAATGATTAAAATGATCAAAACAACATAGAAATGAATATCTGAATGTGACTGAGATTGAAACTGCTTTACTGCTTTATGGAATTGATTCTATGCAAGCCAACAAAGTTGATTGCATCGGTATAGGAAAGGCTTTTGTCAAATCATCTTAAATGACAGCAATTCTCATTCACTGATCAATAAAAATACTGAATGTTACTTGCAAAAGAGGAGATGAGATTatattagtgttattattattttagttTTGCTGCCAGCAAGAAAGGCGGTTACACTATGTTGATAGATACATTTTAAGGAAGAGTCTTGTTTACATCACATTCCTGTTTACAGTGCCCTAAACAATTATCTGATTTGTCTTACATTAAATTGTATCTCCCCATTAACCTGTCCTAAACTTGTGTCTCAAATGAAATCATTCATTCACATGAATAATAATTTAGCCCCCTCTCACCCTGGACCAGAGAAGCCTCTGGATAGCAGAGTTCTTGTCACTAGTAAATCTAATTCCTAGTCTCGCCATAATAACACTTTTAAAAAAGAAAACGGATTATATGGCTGGTTGCTAGAAAATCTCTTATTCAATTGTATATCGTAAATGACAGGTTGGTCTTCCTCGAGGATCTGCCATATCCATGGGTATCTGCCATGCATAGTATGTCAGTGTTGTGAATGAAAAGCTTTACTGTTATCTGTGCCTACCAGAATCCCTAGACGTAAATGTGCATGATTCATTGAAGGAAAAATATTGTAACGTTTGTAGATATAAAGATCCACTTTACATAAGACCATTATAATATAAGTGGTTGGTCTACATCTATGAAAATATACTAGAAGTAGACTTTCCTCCTATTACAATTACAACACAGTTGCCATCATTCATCAATGAAGAGACGATCCTTACCAAGGCTTCTGCTGACCATCTTGTACATGTTGCTCTTCGTATCCTCTGTAATGTAATGCATAGCCACATAGTACACCTACAGTAGTTTGAGTAGTTCTGAGGTGGTGGGAGTGTTCACAGGCTTTATACTCCTCTGTCTGCCCACGTGCCTGTAGTTTATACACAAAAGATGTATCATCACAAGGAAAGGAAATGGGAGGGCTAAGGGGCAGGACAGTACTCTGGAAAAGTACCTACATTCTAACAGAAGAGACCatgttttcatttattttatCTAACACCATTTTCTGTTTTATCCAACACTTTGAGATCTTTGAAAACAGTAACATTTGTATATTTTTAAAGCATGATAAAACTCAACTGTGGGAAATCAACCAGTAGTTTCACTGTCATTTTACATTACTCAAGTTGTGAATAAACCAGGTTCTTTAAGTAGGTATATATAATGTGAAAATAATTACTGCTAAACCAGAAATTACATTATTCTTTCAACAATAAGGAATTCCCCCATGTTCAATGACTACACATGTAAAGCAGGTAGCTATAGTCTACAATGCAAACAACAGAATGTTGTGTGCCTGGAGAATATTCCACATACAGTACCTGGTTCACATACTGTAGGGGAGAAGAGATGATCAGGAGTTGGAATTTCCATTATTAACAGAGCAATACAATTATATAGGTGACAGGTAAAGAATGTTGTCTTCTTCTGGGGTTGTGTTTATCTATATTGGATCATTTCTTTGTTCAGGTCCTGTGAAAAGTTAAGTTGTGTATAAcacttttctttcttttctttttttaatccAAGAATTGTAGGTTCCACTTTCTAACCATCGCTATATGCACCACATCATTTTTTCACGGGGAGAGGATAATTTATAACAGTAACAAAAGAGGGTTGGGGTTTTCCATTTCAAACGTCTAAAAAATAACTGCAAAACTCAGTGGAAATTCTACATTTGAACCTTTGCATCAGCTCAAACATCCATGATTGATTCAGTGAGCTGGTAATATGACAAAGTAGTCTCTATTGGGCCAGGGCCATGGCGAGGTATCTCACAGGGGACTTAACATGGTGGCAGTGAGTTGACCACATTACAAAATAGGCTAATGGCATCACTTACCTCTCAACTCTACCTCATTTCAAACGGTTGTTTTTGAGATTATCTTGAAAATGTGCAAATGTAACTCACAAAGCCTATGTCATTCCAACCTGGACTCATgggtagatgtaacatagtaaatctaaatctgtctccctccatttaGTAGGATATGTTACGTTTATCAtgttatgtattcatttgtgaatGTCCAtcatacatttcatatgatatgttatgaattgcaaTTTGTATGATATCTTATGATTTGCaattcatacaatatgttactaATTTACAATACGTATGATATTTGaggaattccaatttgttgtggctaacgttagctagatggctaacgttagctaggctagaggttcaaaggttaaggttaggggaagggttttTCTAAAATGCAAAGTGGTTGCAAAGTAACTCAAAAGTAGTAAGTAATTGcgaagttgctaattagctaaaatgctaaagttgttcaTGGTGAGATTCAACACGCAACCTTGGGCTGCTAGACCCCAACCAACCAacaaccttctgtcttatgtaaccataccaaacataacatatcatactaatttgagtgtcccgggtttatgtttactatgttacctctagtctatgagaccaggctggtcaTTCAAAACAAGGCATGTCAACCATTTGTGGTTATAAACCAAACTGCTGGTCACCCACTGCTCAAAATAAAAGGTGAATTTGGCTGCCCTCTGTTGGAGGTTGCGGAATCCGCAGGTTCAGCATCATGTGACAGGATACAGACCATCCCAATTtacattccaaaatcatgtcaCCACTTTTGGAAAGTTACTGGACATATCGAAAGTAACCAGAAAAAAGTAAGGAGAAAAGTGAGCTAATAGTCACATGTTAGATCTCCCCTCCCCCCACTAAATTGCCTCAGGAAAACTCCAAAGGTCAGGATTACACAAGATTATGCAACACTCTTGGCGTTTCCCGTAGACTGCTATCAATCTGTCCTGGCAAGAGCAAACATTGCGAGTGTAATGAATTTGACTTCTGCTAAATGTGCACATATAGACACAATTATAGAAATCAGAGCAATATGTGTGCATATTACAAATAGACTAGttcattaattattattattatcctctAATAATTTTAAAATCAATTCACagtttttttcccccactgtttaaaaaaaatgtaacctttatttaacgattcaagtcaattaagaacaaattattatttacaatgacggcttaccaaGAGGCAAATGGAGGACAAAACATACATCAAggcaagagagacaccacaacactacataaagagagacctagaacaacacaacaaacagcaacacaacataacaacccaacatggtagcaacacaacgtgaCAACAAAACctgacagcaaca includes:
- the LOC115111039 gene encoding E3 ubiquitin-protein ligase NEURL3-like; this translates as MHYITEDTKSNMYKMVSRSLEPEPAHVCGPRCLGPLAFHREAVGALVSLSQGDRRADRTGDTFRHGLVFSSRPVQPQERVCLRVERCGLNWCGAMRIGFTTVPPIARDLPSLAIPDLTDTPGHWAAPVPEVCCLAGSELEFWVSYGGTLYFRNANGRRHKLLEGVDLSWPLWAMIDVYGQTCSVLLLGSEKKYFWCNRKSCPAPQRHSSCSAHQRHASLNVDKYVNVKQICDDSHDRYPLSCPANKQTSNCKSVEDCAVCMSQKACISLRCGHQCLCLQCATRVIQEFGTCPLCRQNIKN